In one Achromobacter spanius genomic region, the following are encoded:
- a CDS encoding MBL fold metallo-hydrolase has product MRNPTIRTMRSWPRTWLRAAFIAVSALAISACAYLQHPKFGKLPEGADLARIERSPNYVNGEFMNLVETPMFTEGASFTSVLLGNLFSQAEGRRPDKPIPTVKTDLRALDIERDTVVWLGHSSYFVQLGGRRLLIDPVFSSYAAPVPVSNRAFPGTGIYTAEDMPPIDYLLITHDHWDHLDWASVTALQDKVKNVITALGVGSHLRYWGYPANQVHEGDWFDTIALEAGFLVHVVPARHFSGRLLTRNKTLWAGFVLEASGKRLLFGGDSGYGPHIAAIAAKFPSFDLVSLDSGQYDRRWAYLHMTPEETADAAELLRAKLLLPAHVGRFAMGVHPWDDPFKRIAAAGANRDFRLLMPRIGEPVWLDGSTQHFSEWWACAD; this is encoded by the coding sequence ATGAGAAATCCAACGATTCGCACAATGAGGTCATGGCCGCGCACATGGCTCCGCGCGGCATTCATCGCGGTCAGTGCTCTGGCGATCAGCGCGTGCGCGTACCTCCAGCACCCGAAGTTCGGGAAGTTGCCAGAAGGGGCGGATCTGGCTCGCATCGAGCGATCCCCGAACTACGTCAATGGTGAATTCATGAACCTTGTCGAGACGCCGATGTTCACCGAGGGCGCCAGTTTCACGTCGGTGCTGCTGGGGAATCTGTTTTCGCAAGCGGAGGGCAGACGGCCGGACAAACCCATCCCCACTGTCAAGACGGACTTGAGGGCACTGGACATCGAACGCGACACGGTGGTTTGGCTAGGTCACTCGTCCTACTTCGTCCAGTTGGGTGGCAGGCGACTGTTGATCGATCCGGTTTTCAGCAGCTATGCGGCTCCAGTGCCCGTCTCCAATCGAGCGTTTCCAGGCACTGGCATCTATACCGCGGAGGACATGCCTCCCATCGACTACCTGCTCATCACTCACGACCATTGGGACCATCTGGATTGGGCCAGCGTGACGGCCTTGCAGGACAAGGTGAAGAACGTCATCACGGCGCTTGGCGTTGGTTCGCACCTGCGGTACTGGGGCTACCCCGCCAACCAGGTCCACGAAGGTGACTGGTTCGACACCATTGCCTTGGAAGCCGGCTTTCTCGTGCATGTAGTGCCTGCGCGGCACTTCTCTGGACGCCTGCTGACCCGCAACAAAACCTTGTGGGCTGGATTCGTCCTGGAAGCTTCGGGAAAGCGTTTACTGTTCGGTGGCGACAGCGGTTACGGCCCCCACATCGCCGCCATCGCTGCCAAGTTCCCGAGCTTCGATCTGGTGTCTCTGGACAGCGGCCAGTACGACAGGCGCTGGGCTTACCTGCACATGACGCCGGAGGAGACCGCCGATGCCGCAGAGTTGTTGCGTGCCAAGCTGCTGCTGCCTGCTCACGTTGGGCGCTTCGCCATGGGCGTCCATCCTTGGGATGACCCATTCAAACGTATCGCGGCAGCCGGTGCGAATCGAGATTTTCGCCTGCTGATGCCGCGGATCGGCGAGCCTGTTTGGCTTGATGGCTCGACACAGCATTTCAGCGAGTGGTGGGCATGCGCAGACTGA
- a CDS encoding RibD family protein, translating to MRPKIICHMIGSIDGRLLSDRWTPLPEGAEVNTILTVYDEAAQRLNGQGWIVGRKTMADMISGTARSHGAFDTSCDRSTYIGNRGERAVAVAVDPSGKLNYGTDHVGAEHLVAILGKQVSDEYLEELRNDGVSYLFAGADGQDLHSAMATLGDEFGIETVLLEGGGTINGAFLKADLIDEISLLVYPGIDGLAGIPSIFEYHGASANELPAAGRTLRLLSVETLSADIVWIRYAVDRRAVA from the coding sequence ATGCGCCCGAAAATCATCTGTCACATGATCGGCTCCATTGACGGCAGACTCCTGTCCGATCGCTGGACCCCACTTCCCGAAGGAGCGGAGGTAAACACCATCCTCACGGTCTATGACGAAGCCGCACAACGGTTGAACGGACAGGGGTGGATTGTCGGCCGCAAGACCATGGCCGATATGATCAGTGGGACCGCCCGCTCGCATGGCGCTTTCGACACGTCATGCGACCGCAGCACCTACATCGGGAATCGCGGGGAACGCGCCGTCGCGGTTGCCGTCGATCCTTCCGGAAAGCTCAACTACGGCACGGATCATGTCGGGGCCGAGCACCTGGTGGCGATACTGGGTAAGCAGGTATCGGACGAGTACCTGGAAGAGCTGCGCAACGACGGGGTATCCTATCTTTTCGCCGGCGCCGACGGCCAGGACCTGCACTCAGCCATGGCGACGCTTGGCGATGAATTTGGCATCGAGACCGTGCTCCTGGAGGGAGGTGGCACGATCAACGGGGCGTTCCTCAAAGCCGATCTGATCGATGAGATTAGCTTGTTGGTGTATCCCGGCATCGATGGGCTGGCCGGAATACCCAGCATTTTCGAGTACCACGGCGCATCGGCCAATGAATTGCCTGCGGCCGGGCGCACTCTGCGCCTGCTATCCGTTGAAACCCTTTCTGCCGACATCGTATGGATACGCTATGCCGTCGATAGACGGGCTGTTGCGTAG
- a CDS encoding LysR family transcriptional regulator, with protein sequence MPRDNYSGLLAFVTVAREGNFTRAAARLGVSQSALSHSIRMLETNLGIRLLTRTTRNVSPTEAGERQYQNISTQMAEIDTQVQALSEFRDKPSGTIRITAMDYAIKTILWPKLLKFLPKYPDTKVELVSNYTMSDIAADRYDAGVRFGESLAQDTIAVRVGPDMRFALVATKGFHAGLHRPWLPGRGPRGRVMATADLQYLRITRYTNELYS encoded by the coding sequence ATGCCTCGTGACAACTACAGCGGCTTGCTCGCCTTCGTGACCGTCGCCCGTGAAGGCAATTTCACTCGCGCGGCTGCTCGATTGGGTGTCTCTCAGTCGGCGTTGAGCCATAGCATCCGAATGCTAGAAACCAATCTCGGCATTCGACTGCTGACACGGACGACCCGCAATGTCTCGCCTACGGAGGCCGGCGAGCGGCAGTACCAGAACATCTCGACGCAAATGGCCGAGATCGATACCCAAGTCCAGGCATTGAGCGAGTTTCGGGACAAACCCAGCGGAACCATCCGCATCACGGCGATGGACTATGCGATCAAGACAATCCTCTGGCCAAAGCTGCTGAAGTTCCTTCCGAAGTACCCCGACACCAAGGTTGAATTGGTCAGCAACTACACCATGAGCGACATTGCGGCGGATCGCTACGACGCGGGCGTGCGATTCGGCGAGTCACTGGCGCAGGACACGATCGCGGTCAGGGTCGGCCCTGATATGCGTTTCGCCCTTGTGGCGACGAAGGGCTTCCACGCCGGGCTACACCGACCCTGGCTACCCGGTCGAGGGCCGCGTGGTCGCGTAATGGCAACTGCCGATCTTCAGTATCTCAGGATTACAAGATACACCAATGAGCTTTACTCATAG
- a CDS encoding DUF6152 family protein, which yields MVNFTTRAAAFFTLLSSIALLFILASPASAHHGWSSFDTRYAYFASGTITYVRWGNPHSEVRLKVESTKLPTNWKERDLPPGADESSARATMASARPYGGEQKELRLVLAGPGWMERWGLDRPLKVGEKLEVVGFLNSSQDRELRPMIFWLSNGQGVWQQLTSLPQQPEPASNQHSQ from the coding sequence ATGGTCAATTTCACCACCAGAGCCGCGGCATTCTTTACGCTGCTTTCATCCATCGCTCTGTTGTTTATTCTTGCATCGCCAGCGTCAGCACATCACGGGTGGAGTTCGTTCGACACACGCTATGCGTATTTCGCCTCCGGCACCATCACATATGTGCGCTGGGGCAATCCGCACAGCGAAGTTCGGCTCAAAGTCGAGAGCACGAAACTTCCCACGAATTGGAAAGAGCGCGACCTTCCTCCCGGAGCGGATGAGTCGAGTGCTCGCGCAACGATGGCGTCTGCTCGCCCTTATGGAGGGGAGCAAAAGGAACTGCGCCTGGTACTCGCCGGCCCTGGCTGGATGGAGCGCTGGGGTCTGGATCGCCCCTTGAAAGTTGGCGAGAAACTTGAAGTGGTGGGTTTTCTCAATTCCAGCCAGGATCGGGAACTGCGTCCGATGATCTTTTGGCTTAGTAACGGCCAGGGCGTTTGGCAGCAGTTGACTTCGCTGCCACAGCAGCCAGAGCCCGCATCGAATCAGCACAGTCAGTGA
- a CDS encoding DUF6644 family protein → MRMLVDILSSIERSGLGEAIRTTPYLYPILMSLHVVGISILVGPALVVDLRSLGIARKVVPVTVTTRYLLPVCHIGFAVVLCTGIAMFVAIAMAVGESPAAPWKFGLIAIAGINIAVFHKGIYRTVEKWDFDASPPTPAKLAAKVSALSWTGVIFAGRFLAY, encoded by the coding sequence ATGCGGATGCTCGTCGATATCCTCAGCTCCATTGAGCGCTCGGGCCTTGGTGAGGCAATACGAACAACGCCCTATCTGTATCCCATCCTCATGAGCCTTCACGTCGTGGGAATTAGCATCTTGGTAGGTCCTGCCCTTGTCGTGGATCTACGGTCGCTTGGGATCGCTCGCAAGGTCGTCCCGGTGACTGTAACGACCCGGTATCTGCTTCCCGTGTGCCACATTGGATTTGCGGTCGTCCTCTGTACCGGAATCGCGATGTTCGTGGCTATTGCGATGGCTGTCGGTGAAAGTCCGGCAGCACCATGGAAATTCGGACTCATCGCTATTGCTGGCATCAATATTGCCGTCTTTCACAAAGGCATTTACCGAACCGTCGAAAAATGGGACTTCGACGCAAGTCCCCCGACGCCAGCAAAACTGGCGGCAAAAGTATCTGCACTTTCATGGACTGGCGTGATCTTCGCTGGGCGCTTCCTAGCGTACTGA